The nucleotide sequence CTTGCGGTCATAGTAAGCGCGGGAGAGGGGATCGCGGCGCACCGCCGCCACCGTCGCTTGAAAGATGGCGCGCAGCAGGCGCTTGTTGGTGAAGCGCGACAGGTGCGCCGAGCCCGCCGAGAGCCCGGACTGGCGCTTGATGGGAGTCACCCCGCAGTAGGTGGCGAACTTGGGCTCGGTGGGGAAGTCCGCCACCGCGCCGGCCTCGGAGACGATGATGGCGGC is from Armatimonadota bacterium and encodes:
- a CDS encoding IS110 family transposase; its protein translation is AAIIVSEAGAVADFPTEPKFATYCGVTPIKRQSGLSAGSAHLSRFTNKRLLRAIFQATVAAVRRDPLSRAYYDRKRAGRHDPRANTTALLALARHRTRRLYKVLCQAEPPSAPADGALREHASQLTKLAA